From Suncus etruscus isolate mSunEtr1 chromosome 6, mSunEtr1.pri.cur, whole genome shotgun sequence, one genomic window encodes:
- the KDF1 gene encoding keratinocyte differentiation factor 1, whose protein sequence is MPRPGPPRPVSGPPRLGPWEQPSELCLETYEQPSRPPPSRRTRKPDPKDPGHHGPESLTFISGSAEPATEPPACCPLWRPWVWDWCQAAFCFRRCRGCLQRCGTCVRGSSPCLSPGDSTEGADEASWAKEHNGVPPSPDRAPPSRRDGHRLKTPMGSSFSYPDVKLKGIPVYPYRNTTSQAPDVDSCCKEPLAEPPTLRHSLPSTLASSPRGSEEYYSFHESDLDLPDIGSGSMSSREIDVLIFKKLTELFSVHQIDELAKCTSDTVFLEKTSKISDLISSITQDYHLDEQDAEGRLVRGIIRISTRKSRARPQNVEGRSNRATAPAAAAPDSGHETMVGSGLSQDELTVQISQETTADAIARKLRPYGTPGYPASHDSSFQGTDTDSSGAPLLQVYC, encoded by the exons ATGCCTCGTCCAGGACCTCCACGCCCAGTATCGGGGCCTCCACGCTTGGGCCCCTGGGAGCAACCATCAGAGCTCTGCCTGGAGACATATGAGCAGCCCTCCAGGCCCCCACCAAGCCGTCGGACCCGGAAGCCAGACCCGAAGGATCCTGGACATCATGGGCCAGAGAGCCTTACCTTCATTTCAGGTTCTGCTGAGCCAGCAACAGAGCCCCCTGCCTGCTGCCCGCTCTGGCGCCCCTGGGTATGGGACTGGTGCCAAGCCGCCTTTTGCTTCCGCCGATGCCGAGGTTGCCTCCAGCGATGCGGAACTTGTGTACGGGGCAGCAGCCCCTGCTTGTCACCTGGAGATTCCACGGAAGGGGCTGATGAAGCCAGCTGGGCCAAAGAGCACAATGGGGTGCCCCCCAGCCCTGACCGGGCCCCACCAAGCCGGCGGGATGGCCATCGGCTCAAAACACCCATGGGAAGCAGCTTCAGCTACCCTGACGTCAAGCTTAAAGGCATCCCTGTCTATCCCTACCGCAATACCACCTCCCAAGCCCCAGATGTGGACTCCTGCTGCAAGGAGCCCCTGGCTGAGCCCCCCACCCTACGACACAGTCTGCCCAGCACCCTCGCCAGCAGCCCCCGAGGCTCGGAGGAGTACTACTCCTTCCATGAGTCGGACCTGGACCTGCCTGACATCGGCAGTGGCTCCATGTCGAGCCGAGAGATTGATGTGCTCATCTTCAAGAAGCTAACGGAGCTGTTCAGCGTGCACCAGATTGACGAGCTGGCCAAGTGCACATCAGATACCGTGTTCCTGGAGAAGACCAGTAAAATCTCGGACCTTATCAGCAGCATCACTCAGGATTATCACTTGGATGAGCAGGATGCTGAGGGCCGCCTGGTCCGTGGTATCATTCGCATCAGCACCCGGAAAAGCCGGGCACGTCCACAGAATGTAGAGGGGCGTTCAAAccgagccactgctccagctgcTGCTGCCCCCGATAGTGGCCACGAAACCATGGTGGGCTCAGGGCTCAGCCAGGATG AACTGACTGTGCAAATCTCCCAGGAGACAACAGCAGATGCCATTGCCCGGAAGCTGAGGCCTTACGGAACCCCAG GATACCCAGCCAGCCACGACTCGTCCTTCCAGGGCACCGACACAGACTCATCTGGGGCACCTCTGCTCCAGGTGTACTGCTAA